Below is a window of Ochotona princeps isolate mOchPri1 chromosome 31, mOchPri1.hap1, whole genome shotgun sequence DNA.
CTTAAAAACAACTTTGGAACATTTCTGTACAAAAGATACCAGCCCTTGAAAAACTCCAGTGAATTTTAGGCCGAGCTCAGATCAGATGGCAAAACCCCAGGTAGGAAAACAGTCACATATAACCACATCCGCTCATACAAATGGTCAGGTGGTAATGACTGGCACGAAACACCGGTAGCTCCATCTTGGAGGCGCTGGAAGGATGGGGTGGAGCCACGCACATGGTGAAGCCACAGAGCAGCACTGCACAGGACACGGGTGGTAATACAGCAATGTCCCTTATGGCAGTTATAGGTTAGTTTTGCCACTTTCTTTTGAAAAGGTCATTATTCCATAGTCAATGAGTGAATTAATTGATGGACAGGTGAGatacaaaatacattaaaaatataaaattattcgATTGCATTCATCCTGAGCTTGCTCGACCCTACCTGAATGCCCACTGTATGTGATAGATCACATGACTTTTGAACATGAACTCCTCTTTCATTTTGATTGCAATGCAAGAAGGCATTTCCGTTCCCTTATCGTCTCAAAAAAAGATCAACAGTTGTGGCACCAGAAGTGAATACAGAAGAGACAGGTGAACTGTGACTGTTACCTTGTGTTTTCTTTATAATGACCAATTACAGAGGTGTTGGCATGAGAAGGATGTGGGACGTTAGGAGAAGTGCTTGCTGCCGGCTTACACTGAATAAAAAGGATGCTCTTCGTCAGTCACCAGTGATGGAGCCAAtgtgaaaagaaaacagaatggaaGTTTAGAATATCTCATCTTGGAGGctggctattttattttattctgcaaTTTAGCCCTGCATTCTAAAACTGTGAGTAATGGGCAGAAATCAAAAGCTGCCTCTTGGCATGGAGAATGCGTGAAGCCCCTTGGTTCCCCAGAGCTCGTGGTGGTCTGCAGCGACTGGTGATGAACCCGTCTGTCCCCCGACTCTCCCTCCCTACCCAGCAAGTGTGAACATGCCGCCAACTCCCTGTGCTTGGCACGGGGCCAGAGCAGGAGCTTCCCAGGTCTGTGGCCCCAAAGTCACCTGTGAGTGAACGCCTCCCAATGCATTGCTTGTTTTGCTCAGCTAAGCATAAAGTGGGTGTGGTTCAAGGAAGGAGTGTGGGGAAAGTTGGAGTTTGGGGAGAATGTTAAGGGCTGGACTCTTGAGCCTCATACAgtgcaggggaggggtgggaaaagGCTTAGTTGTGCTTGCTTTCAAAGCTGTGGCAAGCCGAGGTTCTGGACAGCCTCCTCATGGACAGGCCGTCCCCTCGGCCCTCTGGCTTGGAGGACCTGCTCCTCTGGAAGGGGTTCCGCAGGCTTGCCGTGTTGCGTTGCCGGTCGAGCCTATCACTGATGGAGAAGCTCTTCCTGGTGTGTGCGTACGGCGCACTTGGCTCCTCGGCAGAGTAGCTGTTGGCACGCTCTATCTTGGGAACTGTGATATTGTTGGACTGGGTTCTGTCTGCGTTCTCACCCTCCTGGGAGGAAAGTGCCATGGCAGCTTTCCGGCCCCGGGCCTCGATCTCCTCACTGTCGGAGCTGGGATGACTCAGTTCTGCCTCTCGCTCGGGATGGCAGCAAGATAAGTCCTCCACTTTGTCTCCCAGGGCTCCAGGAAACGGCACTCTGTCCGCGGGCGCTTGAGGGGCACTGACACACCTTGTGTCAATGCAGTCTGTGATGCTGGTGTACTCTGCGGTTTTCACGGGCACCCCGAAGTTGGCATAGTAGCTCTTGGAAGGGGAAAACATAAAGCTGTGCGATTTCGCgataggagcctcttccagaagAAAGGGCGTGGTGGCCAGGTAGCGGCTACTTTTGGACCGCTCAATGGTGTGATACGTTGGAGGGTCTGAATCCCATGGGTTTTGGCATTCTGGGAGGTGGGTGTAGTCTGAGGAGAATGACCTAGTGTCCATGGAGGTGATGTCTTCGAAATCAATGCTCCGGCTTGGAGGTCTGTCTGTGGGTGCAAGAGTGGCGTAGGCACAACTTGAAGGGGCTGTGGAAGGCAGGAGAGTTGAAAAGCTGGGCTCGCCCAACCCCAGGATGTTCATGGAGTTGTCCAGAGGGTCTGTGTCACAGTGGAGCTCATCCATGGTGGAGACGTAGATGTCAATACAGGAGGACGGTCTTCTGGAGTCGGGAACAATGGCCAAGGTGTTGGTGGGGGCTGCAGGAACTCTGCATTCTTTAGCTACCGAGTGGGAACTAGTGGCCCGGTGGAGGCTCAGggacctttctttaaaaatactctcCAACTTCTCTATCCCACCTTTGTCTTTCACATTGACCGAATAGAAAGAATGGCTTCGCATACGGGGCATTAAGGTGGGAGAAGTTGGGGACATGCTCTCCTCACCTGCAGGGTCGAGGCTTTCCTGGAGCTTGAAGGTGTTCCCCTCCTGGCTGTTGAAGCTGCTCTGGCGCACAATGTAGGCTGCGTCGGTGCAGTCCGAGGAGGTGCGCGAGCGGATCTTGTTGGATTCCGCCCGCTCCAGGCCGGTCAGGCGCTCCAGGGCGGTGGCCATGCGCCCAATGAGGTCTTCGAGCTGTGCCAGCCGGATGTCCACGGTCTGCAGCGATGCCTTCATGGAGTGCTCCCTCTCATTGACTTCCTCCAGCCGCATGGACATGTTCTCCACCCTGGGGGAGGGACAGCGAATGAAGGTCATTGAGGATGGCTTCCTTGGTGAGGTTTGAGAGGGGGAGGATGGAGAGGGCTAGAGCCATGGTCAACTATGGGTGTCATGGAGCCCGCCTCCCAGAGGGGAACTGGAGAAGCCAGGAGATGGAGAAGGGCATTGGTACTGCCACCGGCAAGCCCAGAATCCAGATCGTTGTCAACTGCCTTGAAGGTGGTCTAACTCAGTGGTTGTTAGCAACCAGTCCCCCTTCTTACTTGCTCCTTCAATGAAATGAAATGCCCAGTCTGTTTAAGTACACTCCAGAGTGGAGCGGCCCTTGCTGCAGTGGAATGGGGCCCTGTCCCACCCTCCCGCTGCCCCACAGCCTAGCCGAGTATTGGCTTACCAGCACTGCTAGCAAACAGAAGAGTGCTGCACTGGGATGACTACTCAATTTGGATGACTTCACTCAATCTTGCAATAGAATTTTAAATGCAGAGGATATATGTGATATTTGTATTCAATGGACTGGAATCATTTTAGTTTGCGTCTGtacagtgctgctgctgttgttattcTGGAAAGTCTTTTTGGCATCTGCTGCCCAAGCAAGCACACCTCATCTTGTCAGAGTTCAGTGCCTCCAGAGGCGTTAATGTGGGCTTGTTCCCGTCTAAACCAATCCTTTCCTCtttagaagaaaaggaaacatcAAGAAATGTAACTGTGAGTACCAAGGTAATCTGTGGTACTTCTCTCTCTGGGTAGCTGTTCATAGATTCCCATATAATGGTTATTTCTAAATATCTCCACCCCCTTTCATACAGCCTTTAAGGGTGTAGCCTCTTTAATATTTCCGTTTCCATGTCCATCTTGTCAGCCCAGTATAGTCAGGTGCCAATCAATGTTTACTGAGTCTATAACAGTTGTGAACTTGATTTCAGTGGTCTCTCTGGCCATTTAATCACAGAGAGTAGCCACCATTTTAAATAGTTGTATTAATTAACTTAGAAAGAATAAATGTAAGCCAGGTTATGGTATGAGttcaaatgtttatatattttaagtaTAAATTTGATAATGCTCTCCTGTAAGTGCCCAACACAGAACTTTTGTTAAGTCTGAGTAAGATCTGTTCACGTGTTTCTGGACAACACAGAGCGACGTTCCCAGTCTTGGGATGTAACAGGAGATTGCCTAACTTCAGAGTTTGGAACTGTGTGAAGACCATGACCAGGGGGGATTGCAGCTGGATCTCCACAGCTGTGTGGTGGTACAGCTGTGTATGTCAGCACTGTCTCTACCTTGGAGAAATACACACTCCATTACCAGCATCTAAGAGCAGGTGGATGCCACCCCAGGGGACCACTAGGCTTTTCCTGAAGAAGTTGACTTTCCCTGCCCTAACGTCCCCATTTCCCTGCTCtagcctgggccctgggctgctcTCAAGCACCCCTTTTCCAGACCTCTTTGTTTTGCTCTTTCTTTGCCCAAGCTCACACTGTCATTACCTTCAGTTGCAAACCCCTAACACGTGCATTGACCTAGTCTGTGTCTGGCAAACCCTACAGGATTTGCTCAGCTAACTTGGCTAATTCCAAAGGAAAATGCCAACTATTCCTTCTTTCACTTCATTTTGTTGTGTAACTATCATCAAATAAATGGATGCCAACAGTGGGTTGGCCTTATAGGCTTATGGTTCATTTTCCAACATCGACACTGTGGTGTTTGATTTTGCAAgtgctgcagttttatttttgggATGCAGTAAGCTTCAGTAAGTGGATACAGTGCTTCTTCACAAGCACCTGGAGGAGGACAGACCATGCTTGGCTGTGGATGAGTCTGTTGAGCATTTTCAAGGTCCTTTGTCTCTGCAGGATTTTCTTTTGTAAGGctatttgtttacttaaaaggcagagtgacagccagagtgagtgagtgagtgagtgagagaaagagagagagagagagagaagagagaagagagaagagaggagagaagagagaagagagagaaaagagaggagagagagagatccatttctttcaatttctggtccattccccaaatacctgcaatagcttTCACCTGGGCCTCCCCAATGGTCACTAAGGACCatgaacttgagccatcaactgctgcctctctAACTCATGAGCAGGAAACTAGAGTGGAAACAGAAGAGTCAGACCCGACCTCAGGTACTCTGATACTGAATGGAGGCAGCACAATGCCTGAGCCCTGCCCCGACCCCACCAGCTTTTTAGTGCTATAAGAATCACATATGCAAACAGTTTTATGGCTCTTCTCTTTCTGGAGCCCCATATAGAGATGTTCAACAGGGACAGATCTGTGGTTTTTGTAGTATTGTCTTGGATGATGCACTTCCAAGAGCTGCGAGGTAGCCCCCTGCCAGGGCCTGTGCCATGGGGGTCTCTTTCGCTCCAAGTCCCACGTTCCATCAGCCCCAGCACCCAAGTTCAAAGAGAAGATGAGCAAGGGAGAACCATGCAGCtggacacagagacagaggagcTCAGGAGGGAGGAGGTGCTGGGGACACTGGGAAAGCCAGAGGGAACGGACTGAGGGGAGGGAGCATACTGGCACAAGGCTCAGGAACTGATCTCAGCCAAACCTTCATTCTCCTGTGGGTTCCTGAGCCAAACGGGCTGTCCCAGCATTGTCTTCCTGAATTCTGGGTGTGATTCACCGTCTAATGGAAGGATCATTTAAATCATGGACCTAACTGATAGGACTTTAGTGTTGAGGTTATAAAAGAGCAGAAGGCTCTAGGATCAAACTTCCATAAATTTGCTCCATAATCAGAGTCCCTCTCTTAATCCTAAAAAAGATAACCCCAATTCTTGAGGAGTTCAGCACAGAGGGTCACACATCACAGATATAAGTCGGTCCAAGGAGCTCACCACGAGTTCTGGGTGACGACTGTAGTCACTGGGAGCGGACTCTGGACAAAGAACTCAGGGGATAAAATGGAGATGCAGAAAACAACCTGCGGGTCTACAGAACGCCCAAGAAGATGGACGCACAATGTGGCCAACGAGGCCACTGTCAGCAcggtgggtgaagctgctgcttgtgacactggcattttgATCTtcgccaaaaggccgagaagtagTGGCATCCTGAGGGCTGATTCCAGgaccagtggctccatttctgacccagctccctgctgaggtgtgggaaggcagtggaag
It encodes the following:
- the TRPM3 gene encoding transient receptor potential cation channel subfamily M member 3 isoform X2, whose protein sequence is MPYMTQAQEIHLQEREPEEPEKPAKDKDEEDMELTAMLGRSNGESSRKKDEEDVQSRHRLIPLGRKIYEFYNAPIVKFWFYTLAYIGYLMLFNYIVLVRMERWPSTQEWIVISYIFTLGIEKMREILMSEPGKLLQKVKVWLQEYWNVTDLIAILLFSIGMVLRLQDQPFRSDGRVIYCVNIIYWYIRLLDIFGVNKYLGPYVMMIGKMMIDMMYFVIIMLVVLMSFGVARQAILFPNEEPSWKLAKNIFYMPYWMIYGEVFADQIDPPCGQNETREDGKMIQLPPCKTGAWVVPAIMACYLLVANILLVNLLIAVFNNTFFEVKSISNQVWKFQRYQLIMTFHERPVLPPPLIIFSHMTMIFQHLCCRWRKQGGDPDERDYGLKLFITDDELKKVHDFEEQCIEEYFREKDDRFNSSNDERIRVTSERVENMSMRLEEVNEREHSMKASLQTVDIRLAQLEDLIGRMATALERLTGLERAESNKIRSRTSSDCTDAAYIVRQSSFNSQEGNTFKLQESLDPAGEESMSPTSPTLMPRMRSHSFYSVNVKDKGGIEKLESIFKERSLSLHRATSSHSVAKECRVPAAPTNTLAIVPDSRRPSSCIDIYVSTMDELHCDTDPLDNSMNILGLGEPSFSTLLPSTAPSSCAYATLAPTDRPPSRSIDFEDITSMDTRSFSSDYTHLPECQNPWDSDPPTYHTIERSKSSRYLATTPFLLEEAPIAKSHSFMFSPSKSYYANFGVPVKTAEYTSITDCIDTRCVSAPQAPADRVPFPGALGDKVEDLSCCHPEREAELSHPSSDSEEIEARGRKAAMALSSQEGENADRTQSNNITVPKIERANSYSAEEPSAPYAHTRKSFSISDRLDRQRNTASLRNPFQRSRSSKPEGRGDGLSMRRLSRTSACHSFESKHN